A single region of the Carassius gibelio isolate Cgi1373 ecotype wild population from Czech Republic chromosome A14, carGib1.2-hapl.c, whole genome shotgun sequence genome encodes:
- the gstp1.2 gene encoding glutathione S-transferase P: MAPYTLTYFPVKGRCGALKMILADNGQQLKENLVSIEEWMKGDMKGSCLFGQLPKFEDGDLVLYQSNAMLRHVGRKHGAYGKNDCEASLIDMMNDAVEDLRLKYIKLIYQEYDTGKEAYCKDLPKHLKPFESILSKNKSGFLVGDQISFADYNLFDLLLNHKVLCSSSLDSFPALKSYVDKIAARPKIKALLECENFKKLPINGNGKQ; this comes from the exons A TGGCTCCCTACACACTCACGTACTTTCCAGTCAAAG GCAGATGTGGTGCTTTGAAGATGATTCTGGCGGACAATGGGCAGCAGCTGAAGGAGAATTTGGTGTCCATAGAGGAGTGGATGAAGGGTGATATGAAAGGCAGCTGT CTCTTTGGACAGTTGCCTAAATTTGAAGATGGTGACCTGGTCCTGTATCAGTCCAATGCCATGTTAAGGCATGTGGGTCGCAAGCATG GTGCATATGGAAAAAATGACTGTGAGGCTTCTCTTATTGACATGATGAATGATGCAGTTGAAGATCTTCGCCTAAAATACATTAAGCTGATCTACCAGGAATAT GACACCGGTAAGGAAGCATACTGCAAAGATCTGCCCAAACACCTCAAACCATTTGAATCTATCCTGTCCAAAAACAAATCTGGATTCCTAGTTGGTGATCAG ATCTCATTTGCTGACTACAACCTGTTCGACCTTCTGCTGAATCATAAAGTCCTTTGCTCTTCCTCTCTGGACTCCTTCCCAGCTCTCAAGAGCTATGTGGATAAGATTGCTGCTCGTCCCAAAATCAAAGCCCTCCTGGAGTGTGAAAACTTCAAGAAGCTTCCCATCAATGGCAATGGCAAGCAGTAA